A section of the Leptospira kobayashii genome encodes:
- a CDS encoding tetratricopeptide repeat protein, giving the protein MKGFGIFLFSFLIIYSCSAPNKNPTTDPYSLETLSFLEEVLLDVWESADSREDALSRLRYVCRNKDTDDGFLCYTWGLLEYRRGNFSESYTAFKKALEKNPDDTLYKNMLRLSAESSNNLEDMSLTFEEGKTLAAYSKAIRSCGEEYRHKEAFPSVLFLAKEGHLTKDMLRKGVFSECYLSFSEPEKSEILPYIKTARSIYSDKLLSDQVKTDPFSRVWDTGAYHKGGETKEGTVSNHPITESWRKLRLAAGTGNENGAREALKLFLNEIQVLKKKGKKEADLCLALERSAKLLIDQDPVYSKIRFLSKEF; this is encoded by the coding sequence ATGAAAGGATTCGGCATTTTTCTTTTTTCCTTCCTTATCATTTATTCCTGTTCCGCACCGAATAAAAACCCTACAACTGATCCTTATAGTTTGGAAACCTTGAGTTTCCTGGAAGAGGTACTTTTGGATGTCTGGGAAAGTGCGGATTCAAGGGAAGACGCTTTGTCCCGTTTAAGGTATGTTTGCCGAAACAAGGACACGGATGACGGATTTCTCTGTTATACTTGGGGACTTCTGGAATACAGGCGCGGTAATTTCAGTGAAAGTTACACCGCGTTCAAAAAGGCATTGGAAAAAAATCCGGACGACACTCTTTATAAAAACATGCTCCGTCTTTCCGCAGAAAGTTCAAACAATCTGGAAGACATGAGCCTGACTTTTGAGGAAGGAAAAACATTGGCTGCCTATTCCAAAGCGATCCGGTCTTGCGGAGAAGAATACAGGCACAAGGAAGCTTTTCCTTCCGTTTTGTTTCTTGCTAAAGAAGGCCATCTAACAAAGGATATGCTTCGAAAAGGGGTGTTTTCCGAATGTTACCTATCCTTTTCCGAACCGGAAAAATCGGAAATTTTACCTTATATAAAAACAGCACGTTCCATTTATTCCGACAAATTACTGAGCGACCAGGTGAAAACGGATCCTTTCTCCCGGGTCTGGGACACAGGTGCCTATCATAAGGGAGGGGAGACAAAGGAAGGAACTGTTTCGAACCATCCTATTACCGAGTCTTGGCGTAAGCTTCGTTTGGCGGCAGGAACAGGCAATGAAAACGGGGCGAGGGAAGCATTGAAACTTTTTTTAAATGAGATTCAGGTTCTTAAAAAGAAAGGTAAAAAAGAAGCGGATCTCTGTCTTGCTTTGGAAAGATCCGCAAAACTGTTGATAGACCAGGATCCTGTTTATTCTAAGATCCGGTTTCTTTCGAAAGAATTTTGA
- a CDS encoding S41 family peptidase produces MKRILYLISLSAILCLTLPAGFISCEPEAKKAQKQVTNFTYQDFENVVQAVDKYYIDKIINKDRAFIDAAAFATLSMPHPLYLYPESYFNEREKYDDKEELYPGKTFKISPSDKFVLFDPDYEQVEKIQKEKLKKNENKKLSDEEVKKLIEREKLKKSVITAKWEEINFSKKDFDRVIAYLRDNLDKYKTPVLKGLIELDGEVSEDEEEKKDFTMEQVFLGAANGYLNSLDPHSNVFLKEVWEESMAKINDSSFEGIGAILSGGGSREVVVENPLEGSPAVKAGVRSGDVIVAVDGKVIKNLSLDKVVKKIKGTKGTKVALTLRRKGNTGNVDIEVIRDKITIKNITYHLLKENPQVGYIKLTGFVKTQGGEQADALIVKGLRALEEEAKNNNKPLKAVVLDLRNNAGGYLDLAIDIADMFIEKGLIVSTKVPNRSPDEQFASKKDITNLPLVVLINSKSASASEIVASAIQHHGRGILLGERTFGKATVQKLMDLPGNADYLLKITNSRYYSPSGKTIQVVGVSPDIEVSEEADGSFPFRYREEDMWNHLPKIPYDGVVKSKFNIDAIKDYAKKQGKADAFLKQHAGDAIKPDYMLIRSLDYIEGLLNTK; encoded by the coding sequence TTGAAACGTATTTTATATCTAATCTCCCTATCGGCAATACTTTGCTTAACCCTCCCTGCCGGATTTATATCCTGTGAACCGGAGGCGAAAAAAGCCCAAAAACAGGTTACTAATTTTACCTACCAAGATTTTGAAAACGTGGTCCAAGCGGTAGATAAATACTATATAGATAAAATTATCAATAAAGACCGCGCCTTTATCGATGCGGCGGCCTTTGCAACGTTAAGTATGCCGCATCCCCTTTATCTCTATCCCGAAAGTTACTTCAACGAACGGGAGAAATACGATGATAAGGAAGAACTTTATCCCGGCAAAACATTCAAGATCTCTCCTTCCGACAAATTTGTGTTATTCGATCCTGACTACGAACAGGTAGAAAAGATTCAAAAGGAAAAACTCAAAAAGAACGAGAACAAAAAACTCTCCGACGAAGAAGTTAAAAAACTGATCGAAAGGGAAAAACTCAAAAAATCCGTCATTACGGCAAAATGGGAAGAAATCAATTTTTCAAAAAAAGATTTTGATCGTGTGATCGCTTACCTAAGAGACAATCTTGACAAATACAAAACTCCCGTTCTGAAAGGACTCATCGAATTGGATGGTGAAGTTTCCGAAGATGAGGAAGAGAAAAAAGATTTTACCATGGAACAAGTGTTTCTTGGTGCTGCGAACGGTTATCTCAACTCACTGGATCCTCACTCCAATGTTTTTCTCAAAGAAGTTTGGGAAGAATCCATGGCAAAAATCAATGACAGTTCCTTCGAAGGAATCGGTGCCATTTTATCCGGTGGCGGTTCCAGAGAAGTGGTCGTTGAAAACCCGTTGGAAGGAAGCCCTGCGGTGAAAGCGGGAGTCAGAAGCGGAGACGTAATCGTTGCCGTAGACGGCAAGGTGATCAAAAACCTTTCCTTGGACAAAGTGGTTAAAAAAATCAAAGGTACAAAAGGTACGAAAGTAGCCCTCACTCTCAGACGTAAGGGAAATACCGGGAACGTGGATATCGAAGTGATTCGTGATAAAATCACAATCAAAAATATCACTTATCATCTGTTAAAGGAAAATCCTCAGGTAGGTTATATCAAACTTACCGGCTTTGTAAAAACACAAGGTGGAGAACAAGCGGATGCGCTCATCGTAAAAGGTTTGCGTGCTTTGGAAGAAGAAGCCAAAAACAACAACAAACCTCTCAAAGCGGTTGTTCTGGACCTTCGCAATAACGCAGGCGGATATTTGGATCTTGCGATTGATATTGCGGATATGTTCATCGAAAAGGGATTGATTGTTTCCACAAAAGTTCCTAACAGAAGCCCGGATGAGCAGTTTGCTAGCAAAAAAGACATCACAAATCTTCCTTTGGTAGTGCTGATCAATTCCAAATCCGCATCCGCTTCGGAAATCGTAGCAAGTGCCATCCAACACCACGGACGAGGGATTTTACTCGGGGAAAGAACGTTCGGAAAAGCAACGGTTCAAAAACTGATGGATCTTCCGGGTAACGCGGATTATCTGCTCAAGATCACGAATTCCCGTTATTACTCTCCTTCCGGAAAAACCATCCAAGTAGTCGGAGTTTCACCTGATATCGAAGTATCCGAAGAAGCGGACGGAAGTTTCCCATTCCGTTACAGAGAAGAAGATATGTGGAACCATTTGCCTAAAATTCCTTACGACGGAGTGGTGAAGTCCAAGTTCAATATCGATGCAATCAAAGATTATGCTAAGAAACAAGGGAAAGCGGATGCTTTCTTGAAACAACATGCAGGAGATGCGATCAAACCCGACTATATGTTGATCCGTAGTTTGGATTATATAGAAGGATTGCTCAACACCAAGTGA
- the nadB gene encoding L-aspartate oxidase has product MSRIQADFLIIGSGVSGLFSALKLAPLGSVVVVTKKADYESNTNYAQGGIASVFDDKDKFEEHIEDTLNAGAGLCDLDAVKVLVEEGPTRVRELLEIGVPFTKDESGNLDLAREGGHRKHRIIHSHDRTGSAIETALLDAVHAVPNIRILENHACVDLITRHHLKDKEDLPLRCYGAYIVDTETGEVFPVIAKKTLLATGGSGQVYLHSTNPNIATGDGVATAYRAGAIIKNMEFYQFHPTSLFHEQGNSFLISEAVRGHGGILKEMNGRPFMKDYHEMGELAPRDIVARAIDDTMKKRGESYVLLDITHKPANDIIHHFPTIYERCKKLGIDITTDPIPVVPAAHFMCGGVATDLFGRTNIADLYAVGETACTGVHGGNRLASNSLLECVVFAQRIANDIRSQGKLDYAKEIVNIPDWNKEGTTNTEEWVLISHNLVEIKTIMSNYVGIVRSNLRLERALRRLNLISEEVKDYYKRTTVSLDLLELRNIVKVAELIVRSALLRKESRGLHFSTDYPEDRSPSRKDTILSNLS; this is encoded by the coding sequence GTGAGCCGCATCCAAGCAGATTTTTTAATCATAGGGAGCGGAGTCAGCGGCCTTTTTTCGGCACTCAAACTCGCTCCCCTTGGTTCCGTAGTCGTCGTTACGAAAAAAGCCGACTACGAGTCTAACACGAATTATGCGCAAGGCGGAATCGCCTCGGTATTTGACGATAAAGACAAATTTGAAGAACATATAGAAGATACTCTGAATGCAGGCGCAGGTCTTTGTGACCTGGATGCAGTCAAAGTCCTTGTCGAAGAAGGCCCAACCAGGGTGAGAGAACTACTCGAAATCGGAGTTCCTTTTACCAAGGACGAATCGGGTAATTTGGATCTGGCCCGGGAAGGCGGCCATAGAAAACACAGAATCATTCACTCTCACGATCGTACGGGAAGTGCGATTGAAACAGCTCTCTTGGATGCGGTTCATGCAGTTCCGAATATCCGTATTTTGGAAAATCATGCCTGCGTGGATTTAATCACCCGCCACCATCTGAAGGACAAAGAAGATCTTCCTCTTCGTTGTTACGGTGCTTATATAGTGGATACGGAAACGGGAGAAGTGTTTCCGGTAATTGCCAAAAAAACCCTGCTAGCTACGGGAGGGTCCGGCCAGGTTTATCTGCATTCCACGAATCCGAACATTGCAACGGGTGATGGGGTTGCAACTGCTTACCGTGCAGGTGCCATTATCAAGAATATGGAATTTTATCAATTCCACCCTACTTCCTTATTTCATGAACAAGGAAACTCGTTTTTGATTTCGGAAGCTGTTCGAGGTCATGGTGGGATTCTAAAAGAAATGAACGGGCGCCCTTTTATGAAAGACTATCATGAAATGGGAGAACTTGCTCCGAGAGATATAGTTGCACGCGCCATTGACGATACCATGAAAAAGCGCGGGGAATCCTATGTCCTACTCGATATTACACATAAACCGGCAAACGATATCATCCATCATTTTCCTACTATCTACGAACGTTGCAAAAAATTGGGAATCGATATCACAACCGATCCGATCCCTGTCGTTCCTGCGGCTCATTTTATGTGCGGTGGAGTTGCAACGGATCTATTCGGAAGAACCAATATTGCGGATCTGTATGCCGTGGGTGAGACCGCTTGCACGGGAGTTCACGGCGGCAACCGCCTAGCATCCAATAGTTTATTGGAATGCGTTGTTTTTGCACAAAGAATCGCCAATGATATCCGCTCCCAAGGAAAATTGGATTATGCGAAAGAAATCGTAAATATTCCCGATTGGAATAAAGAAGGAACCACAAACACGGAAGAATGGGTTTTGATTTCTCATAATTTGGTCGAGATCAAAACCATCATGAGTAATTATGTGGGGATCGTAAGATCCAATTTGCGATTGGAAAGAGCGCTACGCCGACTGAATCTGATCTCTGAAGAAGTAAAAGACTATTACAAACGAACTACTGTTTCTCTGGACCTATTAGAATTAAGGAATATTGTAAAAGTCGCAGAATTGATTGTTCGTTCCGCACTGCTTCGCAAGGAAAGCAGAGGATTACATTTTAGCACGGATTATCCGGAAGACAGATCTCCCTCTCGCAAAGACACAATTCTTTCAAATTTGTCTTAG
- a CDS encoding tyrosine-type recombinase/integrase has translation MDSILELKYSPEDSRYILYFPYRAEWVRLAKSIPGRRYDWNRNVWSFPQDPVTFKIILKTFYDTPIRFNIKEIPRSVKILADLHQAMRARNYSFQTARTYYHWIIQICFHFRKLPYQITKDEIIEFTDYSIEIKSLSAASIRSMRQAYLFYFKVVRCQFPDLSFPRMKKENTLPEVLSESEVKKILNAPANPKHKLLLKLAYSAGLRVSETVHLKISDIDFDRKMIRIEQAKGKKDRYSLLADSLCEELKEYLLYRKKVLQFRPISSVERSPVLKNEWLFPGSGTTRLSIRSAEKIFETSKQKTGITKKVSFHSLRHAFATHLLEQGTDLRMIQTLLGHMSVRTTQIYAKVSRSQLTKIRSPFDRIG, from the coding sequence ATGGATTCCATTCTTGAACTTAAATATTCACCGGAAGACAGCCGTTATATTCTCTATTTTCCCTATCGCGCAGAATGGGTTCGGTTGGCGAAGTCGATCCCCGGTAGAAGGTATGATTGGAATCGAAATGTATGGTCTTTTCCACAAGATCCGGTTACTTTCAAAATCATTCTCAAAACTTTTTACGACACTCCGATTCGGTTTAATATAAAAGAGATTCCCCGGTCCGTAAAAATTCTCGCTGACCTTCACCAAGCGATGCGAGCCAGAAACTATTCCTTTCAGACGGCACGCACCTATTATCATTGGATCATTCAGATTTGTTTTCATTTCCGAAAGCTTCCGTATCAAATCACGAAAGATGAAATCATCGAATTTACCGACTACAGCATAGAAATAAAATCACTTAGTGCGGCTAGCATTCGTTCTATGAGGCAAGCTTACCTTTTTTACTTCAAAGTAGTTCGTTGCCAATTTCCCGATCTTAGTTTTCCCAGAATGAAAAAGGAAAACACTTTGCCCGAAGTTCTTTCCGAGTCCGAAGTCAAAAAGATTCTGAATGCTCCCGCAAATCCAAAACACAAATTACTTCTCAAGCTGGCATATTCGGCAGGGCTTCGGGTCAGTGAAACGGTTCATCTTAAAATTTCGGATATTGATTTCGATCGAAAGATGATTCGTATCGAGCAAGCCAAAGGAAAAAAAGACAGATATTCCCTTCTTGCCGATTCACTTTGTGAAGAGCTGAAAGAATACCTGCTCTACCGAAAGAAAGTATTGCAGTTTCGACCAATTTCCTCGGTAGAACGATCACCCGTTCTCAAAAATGAATGGTTGTTTCCCGGAAGTGGAACCACTCGACTTTCCATACGTTCCGCCGAAAAGATCTTCGAGACTTCCAAACAGAAAACGGGAATTACCAAAAAAGTCTCCTTTCATTCTCTGCGTCATGCTTTCGCTACCCATCTTTTGGAACAAGGAACCGATCTACGAATGATTCAAACCTTGCTCGGCCATATGAGTGTACGAACCACGCAGATCTATGCGAAGGTGTCCCGCTCCCAGCTTACTAAAATCAGAAGCCCTTTCGATCGAATCGGTTAG
- a CDS encoding reverse transcriptase domain-containing protein, which translates to MAKVRTLIWAFLYHMLTLDEFEEKIGISIGKLNYIGYILKEEDKYLNFEISKRNGNSRQINSPNSILKHIQNRIKLILEENFHPYSVVHGFVNDKSILSNAKKHLNAKWILNLDIENFFGTINFGRVLGLFLSKPYKFDKKIATLIAQLVTYQNVLPQGSPASPIISNLICNKMDRDFISFCKSKHLIYTRYADDITISSQKRKYMNFDSTLDEDLLEDIKKLVNENGFKINSDKVSFSYGKDGGIVTGLRVNEKINIPRKTIRSLRGLYHSIRSNGYQVANEIYNRKYKNLNRLPKENKELINHINGHLNFIFMIKGQFDDVYSNYYNKFKTQLKLNIKSPIPKSVWDYIFIMESESTQKQGTAFKLNKFGIISCEHVYDNYSKIFLKNNFSKKFDLELIKKDERIDLIKSRALDLFIEDGLEINLDFHYKIGSKLRLLGFPNYRIGDSGMDKLITIVSKRTVSGVERILVDSGIVAGNSGGPILDLNGAVVGIAVTGAEDHDKLDVTENHSFIPIKYLLQF; encoded by the coding sequence ATGGCAAAAGTACGAACTTTAATATGGGCTTTTTTGTATCATATGTTAACTCTAGACGAATTTGAAGAAAAAATAGGAATTTCAATAGGAAAATTGAATTACATTGGATATATTTTAAAAGAAGAAGATAAATATCTAAATTTCGAAATTAGCAAAAGAAATGGTAATTCTAGACAGATAAATTCTCCAAACAGTATTCTGAAACATATACAAAATCGGATAAAGTTAATTCTTGAAGAAAATTTTCATCCGTATTCTGTTGTGCATGGATTTGTTAATGATAAAAGTATACTTTCAAATGCAAAAAAACATTTGAATGCAAAGTGGATACTTAATTTAGATATCGAGAATTTTTTCGGAACCATTAATTTCGGAAGAGTATTAGGACTATTCCTTTCTAAACCTTATAAATTCGATAAAAAAATCGCGACCCTAATTGCCCAACTTGTTACATACCAAAATGTTTTGCCTCAAGGGTCTCCAGCATCTCCAATAATTTCAAATTTAATCTGTAACAAGATGGATAGAGATTTTATTTCTTTTTGTAAAAGTAAACATTTAATTTATACTCGCTATGCAGATGACATTACAATTTCTTCTCAAAAAAGAAAATACATGAATTTCGATTCGACTTTGGATGAAGACTTACTTGAAGATATCAAGAAACTAGTCAACGAAAATGGCTTTAAAATAAATTCTGATAAAGTAAGTTTTTCATATGGAAAAGATGGTGGAATTGTTACCGGTTTAAGAGTAAATGAAAAAATAAATATACCTAGAAAAACAATAAGATCATTAAGGGGTTTATACCACAGTATCCGCTCAAATGGATATCAAGTAGCCAATGAAATTTATAATAGAAAGTATAAAAACTTAAATCGCCTTCCAAAAGAAAATAAAGAATTGATAAATCACATTAATGGACATTTGAATTTTATTTTCATGATTAAAGGTCAGTTTGATGACGTTTACTCAAACTATTATAACAAGTTTAAAACGCAGTTAAAGTTAAACATAAAATCCCCTATTCCGAAATCAGTTTGGGATTACATTTTTATAATGGAGTCTGAATCCACTCAAAAACAAGGAACAGCATTTAAATTAAACAAATTTGGAATTATAAGTTGCGAACATGTCTACGATAATTACTCAAAAATTTTCTTAAAAAATAATTTTTCCAAAAAATTTGATTTAGAATTAATTAAAAAAGACGAAAGAATTGATCTAATCAAATCGAGAGCATTAGATTTATTCATCGAAGATGGATTGGAAATTAACCTAGATTTTCATTACAAAATAGGTTCCAAACTTAGGCTACTTGGATTCCCTAATTATCGAATAGGTGATAGCGGAATGGATAAGCTAATTACAATTGTAAGCAAAAGAACTGTTTCAGGAGTAGAAAGAATTCTAGTGGATTCTGGAATTGTGGCCGGAAATAGTGGTGGACCAATTTTAGATTTAAACGGAGCAGTTGTTGGAATTGCTGTAACTGGTGCTGAAGACCATGACAAACTTGATGTCACTGAAAACCATTCCTTTATTCCTATAAAATATTTACTGCAATTCTAA
- a CDS encoding FlgO family outer membrane protein, with the protein MKRLIPTVILLLSAIWNCNENTADFAILSAPVAYSLAKNAIKQEKPDGQITIVASWQSLNFENNQWPHGNLNFIITTPDYPGKKVYIQYVFNGTYTATAIVTMPDKKPTQYQVNLYESALILGQAASAETYIQDIAKKISPSLKDRKVAVLDFQGVLGEKNIFGKRIAESFISTLASSNVKVVERKLLDPLLDEMKFQTDGLAKGDGNEVRNKIGKFLGANTIITGTIKNEREELIINARAIDLTEGLILGASQTVIPKYLIKETDLVTMSK; encoded by the coding sequence ATGAAAAGATTGATCCCCACTGTCATATTGCTTTTATCAGCAATTTGGAATTGTAATGAGAATACGGCCGATTTTGCAATATTATCTGCACCTGTTGCATATTCATTAGCAAAGAATGCAATTAAGCAAGAAAAGCCTGATGGACAAATTACAATCGTTGCTTCATGGCAAAGTTTGAATTTCGAAAATAATCAATGGCCCCATGGAAACTTAAATTTTATCATTACCACTCCGGATTATCCTGGAAAGAAAGTTTATATTCAATATGTGTTTAATGGAACGTATACTGCTACTGCGATAGTCACTATGCCAGATAAAAAACCCACACAATATCAAGTAAACTTATATGAAAGCGCGCTAATTTTAGGTCAGGCAGCTTCCGCGGAAACTTACATTCAAGATATAGCAAAGAAAATATCTCCTTCTTTAAAAGATAGAAAAGTGGCAGTTCTGGATTTTCAAGGAGTCCTCGGTGAAAAAAATATTTTCGGTAAGAGAATTGCAGAATCTTTTATTAGCACCTTAGCATCATCAAATGTTAAAGTAGTAGAACGTAAATTACTAGACCCACTTCTCGATGAAATGAAGTTCCAAACTGATGGATTAGCAAAAGGTGATGGAAATGAAGTCAGAAATAAAATTGGAAAATTTTTGGGCGCAAATACTATTATTACTGGAACAATAAAAAATGAGCGTGAAGAGTTAATCATCAATGCAAGAGCTATTGATCTTACAGAAGGGTTAATTCTAGGTGCTTCTCAAACAGTTATTCCAAAATATTTGATCAAAGAAACTGATTTAGTGACTATGAGTAAATAA
- a CDS encoding TIR domain-containing protein yields MYQLQDVFKKSGLPTLTFVEPSEYNKIKVSLRTKGRGLVVEGPSGIGKTTCIKKAILESNNRQEILELNSRDVNDIELIRRLPEMEKIGLVIIDDFHVLKDEIKIGIANFMKLLAEKEDQDSKIIIVGINRAGDSLVRFALDLNNRIDTVRFEKNSDTKIEELIKKGEESLNIEIERKEELVKLSTGSFHLAQLFCFEFCISANVIERQSENKIISNSVELIKESVIEEIGRVFHGYVREFSIGTKLKRAGRAPYLHLLKWLSESEGWSVQMDEIILQKPYFKGSLSQIIEKGFLSALLNKKVELQKVLHYDSYSKVLAIEDPKFLFYLKNLSWKKISRDIGFSNIDFSAKYDFALSFAGENRELSAALFESLTENEIEVFYDKNEQHRLLAENVEEYLAPIYRSEATFVIVILSNSYPKKIWTKFESDQFKHRFGEGSVIPIVYTDMNITQFDLTDKIGYLKFDPKLPFKSQVSEIIEILLKKIETKRSNVV; encoded by the coding sequence ATGTATCAATTACAAGACGTATTCAAAAAATCCGGATTACCTACCTTAACATTCGTAGAACCTTCTGAATATAACAAAATCAAAGTTTCATTGAGAACAAAAGGTCGAGGATTGGTTGTTGAAGGACCATCTGGAATCGGCAAAACAACATGTATAAAAAAAGCAATTCTTGAATCTAACAATAGACAAGAAATACTAGAACTAAATTCCAGAGACGTTAATGATATCGAACTAATAAGACGATTACCAGAAATGGAAAAAATTGGCTTAGTAATCATTGATGATTTTCATGTGCTAAAGGACGAAATAAAAATTGGAATTGCTAATTTCATGAAATTATTAGCCGAAAAAGAAGATCAAGACAGTAAAATTATTATCGTTGGCATTAACAGAGCTGGGGATTCATTAGTACGTTTTGCCCTGGACTTGAATAATAGAATTGATACTGTTCGTTTTGAAAAAAATTCGGATACAAAAATCGAAGAATTAATTAAAAAAGGAGAAGAATCTTTAAATATAGAAATTGAAAGAAAGGAAGAACTTGTAAAATTATCAACAGGAAGTTTTCACTTAGCACAATTATTTTGCTTTGAATTTTGCATAAGTGCAAACGTCATTGAAAGGCAATCCGAAAATAAAATAATCTCAAATAGTGTCGAATTAATCAAAGAAAGCGTCATTGAAGAAATTGGAAGAGTGTTCCATGGATATGTAAGAGAATTTTCAATAGGAACAAAACTTAAGCGAGCTGGCAGGGCACCTTATTTACATCTATTAAAGTGGTTATCGGAGAGCGAAGGTTGGAGTGTACAAATGGATGAAATTATATTACAAAAACCTTATTTTAAAGGTTCATTGTCACAAATTATAGAAAAAGGTTTTTTATCTGCGTTATTAAACAAAAAAGTAGAATTGCAAAAAGTACTCCACTACGATTCTTATTCAAAAGTATTAGCAATAGAAGATCCGAAATTCCTATTCTATTTAAAAAATCTCTCTTGGAAAAAAATATCAAGAGATATAGGTTTTTCTAACATAGATTTCTCGGCAAAATATGATTTTGCACTTTCTTTTGCAGGAGAAAATCGTGAATTAAGCGCTGCCCTTTTCGAATCTTTGACTGAAAATGAGATAGAAGTATTCTACGATAAAAATGAACAACACAGACTACTTGCAGAAAATGTAGAAGAATACTTAGCTCCCATCTATAGATCAGAAGCAACTTTCGTAATTGTCATATTAAGCAACTCTTATCCAAAAAAAATATGGACCAAATTCGAATCAGATCAATTTAAACATAGATTTGGAGAAGGTAGTGTAATTCCTATTGTTTATACTGATATGAATATAACCCAATTTGATTTAACAGATAAAATCGGATATTTAAAATTTGATCCAAAATTACCGTTTAAGTCACAAGTCTCAGAGATAATAGAAATTTTACTAAAAAAAATTGAAACCAAAAGAAGTAACGTCGTATAA
- a CDS encoding AbrB/MazE/SpoVT family DNA-binding domain-containing protein — translation MLKKLVQHGNSSALVIEKPILELLNIDINTTLEVTTDGKSLIIKPANKSILKSLDKINKNHSKTLKKLSQ, via the coding sequence ATGCTAAAAAAACTCGTTCAACACGGAAATAGTTCGGCTCTAGTAATTGAAAAACCTATACTAGAACTACTAAATATTGATATAAATACAACTCTTGAAGTCACTACTGATGGTAAGTCTCTAATCATTAAACCCGCGAATAAAAGTATTTTAAAATCATTGGACAAAATTAATAAAAACCATTCTAAAACATTGAAAAAACTTTCTCAATGA
- a CDS encoding type II toxin-antitoxin system death-on-curing family toxin — protein MNQNEIIFLSLEDILIIHSNQIESYGGSAEIRDLGLLQSAISQPLASFDGVNFHHSIFDKAAAYLFHICKNHPFIDGNKRVALATSLVFLDLNGFEVLDTNEILYDLVIAVAEGNIKIEEVSEKLKLLAQFSL, from the coding sequence ATGAATCAAAATGAAATCATCTTTCTTAGTTTAGAAGATATTTTAATTATTCATTCTAATCAAATTGAGTCATATGGTGGCTCAGCAGAAATTAGAGACCTGGGCTTGCTTCAGTCCGCAATTAGCCAACCATTGGCATCATTTGATGGAGTCAATTTTCACCATTCCATTTTTGATAAGGCCGCAGCCTACCTTTTCCATATTTGTAAAAACCATCCGTTCATTGATGGTAACAAACGCGTAGCTCTTGCCACTTCATTAGTTTTTCTCGATTTAAATGGATTCGAAGTTTTGGATACTAATGAAATTCTCTATGACCTAGTTATAGCAGTTGCTGAAGGAAATATAAAAATAGAAGAAGTGAGTGAGAAGTTAAAGCTATTAGCACAATTTTCTCTCTGA
- a CDS encoding DUF6932 family protein → MPIPNFNQSNVLPPFLPGKNPTLIDSVAPYRATLKEFIELFNTSDKRRKILIGFLKYRLYIKSLGFVKGFQWLDGSFLENIEKSQERNPNDIDLVTFAERPMTIQNEAEWSDFIDQNFEFFIPERLKTIYFCDAYFIDLGLKPDYIVKNTAYWFGLFSHQRETFLWKGMVEIALSDSEDSLISTLELEEQNA, encoded by the coding sequence ATGCCTATACCAAATTTTAATCAATCAAATGTTCTTCCACCATTTTTGCCAGGTAAGAATCCGACATTAATAGATTCTGTTGCTCCATACAGAGCTACGTTAAAAGAATTTATTGAGTTATTTAATACATCTGATAAGCGACGAAAAATTTTAATCGGTTTCCTGAAATATAGATTATATATAAAATCCCTTGGCTTTGTTAAAGGATTCCAATGGCTAGACGGAAGCTTCCTCGAGAACATAGAAAAATCCCAAGAAAGAAATCCAAATGATATAGATTTAGTTACCTTTGCTGAAAGGCCTATGACCATACAAAATGAAGCTGAATGGTCTGATTTTATCGATCAAAATTTTGAATTCTTTATTCCAGAAAGACTTAAAACAATATATTTTTGTGATGCATATTTTATTGATTTAGGATTAAAACCAGATTATATTGTAAAAAATACGGCCTATTGGTTTGGGTTATTCTCTCATCAAAGAGAAACATTTTTATGGAAAGGTATGGTCGAAATTGCCCTTTCTGACTCTGAAGACTCTCTAATTAGTACATTGGAATTGGAAGAACAAAATGCCTAA